In one window of Lepus europaeus isolate LE1 chromosome 14, mLepTim1.pri, whole genome shotgun sequence DNA:
- the LOC133773870 gene encoding cytochrome c-like, whose product MGDVEKGKIFVQKCAQCHISEKGGKHKTGPNLHGLFARKTGQAVGFSNRDANRNKGITWGGDTLMEYLENPKKYNSGTKMIFASIKTKNERADLTAYLKKATNE is encoded by the coding sequence ATGGGTGATGTTGAGAAAGGCAAGATTTTTGTTCAGAAATGTGCCCAGTGCCACATCTCGGAAAAAGGAGGCAAGCATAAGACTGGACCAAATCTCCATGGTCTGTTTGCACGGAAGACAGGTCAGGCTGTTGGATTCTCCAACAGAGATGCCAACAGGAATAAAGGTATCACCTGGGGAGGGGACACTCTGATGGAGTATTTGGAAAACCCCAAGAAATACAACTCTGGAACCAAAATGATCTTTGCTAGCATTAAGACAAAGAACGAAAGGGCAGACTTGACAGCTTATCTCAAAAAAGCTACTAATGAGTAA